One window of the Oceanicaulis sp. genome contains the following:
- a CDS encoding type II toxin-antitoxin system prevent-host-death family antitoxin: MKIDLSDAEGRLLDLVRRAEAGEDVLLTRDGAVVARISVGEPPAKSPEERRALIKRVQESARRHALEGPDAARSQDFLYDEDGLPK, from the coding sequence ATGAAGATCGATCTGTCCGACGCCGAAGGCCGGCTGCTCGACCTCGTCCGCCGCGCCGAAGCCGGCGAAGATGTGCTCCTGACCCGCGACGGCGCCGTCGTCGCACGCATCAGCGTCGGCGAACCGCCGGCGAAATCGCCTGAAGAGCGGCGCGCGCTGATCAAGCGGGTGCAGGAAAGCGCGAGACGCCACGCCCTGGAGGGGCCGGACGCCGCGCGTAGCCAGGACTTCCTCTACGATGAGGACGGGCTGCCGAAGTGA
- a CDS encoding LysR family transcriptional regulator, with amino-acid sequence MTPSKPQVFDWDDLRIFHALVSAGSMSGAARRLGIGQPTVSRRLESLEGRIGARLVTRGADGVELTDVGERIWTQVQIMQSTAVDIERVAHQADRADAGTVRLAAPEGIAGYWIGRHLPGFVEANPNINLEILTQVEGEAPPDSVDISLQMLESKRMSHVANELATLHYVPFAARRYLDTYGPPKGLADVLNHRIGDLSSFRQQQDHWPKEAGAIKQMMKASLNTDSSVVLTEATKAGACITVMPTYAAEVEPGLVHVDIGLTVPITLWMVYHPDQRRVTRVRKALDWLREIFDSARYPWFRRDYVPPADFAGTETVQVRGERPKPKPV; translated from the coding sequence ATGACGCCCTCCAAACCCCAGGTCTTCGACTGGGACGACCTCAGAATCTTCCATGCTCTCGTCTCCGCAGGCTCGATGAGCGGGGCGGCGCGGCGGCTGGGTATCGGACAGCCCACCGTGAGTCGGCGCCTGGAGTCGCTGGAAGGCCGGATCGGCGCGCGCCTGGTCACCCGCGGGGCGGACGGGGTGGAGCTCACCGACGTAGGCGAGCGGATCTGGACCCAGGTGCAGATCATGCAGTCCACCGCCGTGGACATCGAACGCGTCGCCCACCAGGCCGACCGGGCGGATGCGGGCACGGTGCGCCTGGCCGCGCCGGAGGGGATCGCGGGCTACTGGATCGGCCGGCACCTGCCCGGCTTTGTCGAGGCGAACCCGAACATCAACCTCGAAATCCTGACCCAGGTCGAGGGCGAAGCGCCGCCCGACAGCGTCGACATCTCGCTGCAGATGCTTGAATCAAAACGGATGAGCCATGTGGCGAACGAGCTCGCCACGTTGCACTACGTGCCCTTCGCCGCGCGGCGCTATCTGGACACGTACGGCCCGCCCAAGGGGCTCGCCGACGTGCTCAATCACCGCATCGGCGATCTTTCCAGCTTCCGCCAGCAGCAGGATCACTGGCCGAAGGAAGCCGGCGCCATCAAGCAGATGATGAAGGCCTCGCTGAACACCGACAGCTCGGTGGTGCTCACTGAAGCCACCAAGGCCGGCGCCTGCATCACGGTGATGCCGACCTACGCCGCCGAGGTGGAGCCCGGCCTGGTGCATGTCGACATCGGCCTGACCGTGCCGATCACGCTGTGGATGGTCTACCACCCCGACCAGCGCCGGGTGACGCGGGTGAGGAAGGCGCTCGACTGGCTGCGGGAGATCTTCGACAGCGCGCGCTATCCCTGGTTCCGCCGCGACTACGTCCCGCCCGCCGACTTCGCCGGCACCGAAACCGTGCAGGTCCGCGGCGAACGGCCCAAGCCCAAGCCGGTCTAG
- a CDS encoding GNAT family N-acetyltransferase, with protein MDGARLDEFEPRIEVRVARTLDDLQRVAVVRALVYMSEQDCPYEEEYDGNDFAGATHLIVEIGGEPAGCLRLRWFAGFAKVERVCVRKGARSGRAARAMMTHAIEIIRRKGYTRFIGQVQEHLIPYWKRYGFIHRAERGVFVFSDRAYAEMEARPEPHPRALTMDTDPLVLDRPEGDWDRPGPLDRSVLRGASPTQFDRVREQAAKTERPTEQEQPERAVEETR; from the coding sequence ATGGACGGCGCCCGGCTCGACGAGTTCGAACCGCGCATTGAAGTGCGCGTCGCCCGGACCCTGGACGATCTTCAGCGCGTCGCCGTGGTGCGTGCGCTCGTCTACATGTCCGAACAGGACTGCCCCTACGAAGAAGAATACGACGGCAACGATTTCGCCGGCGCCACTCATCTGATCGTCGAGATCGGCGGCGAGCCGGCCGGCTGCCTGCGCCTGCGCTGGTTTGCGGGCTTCGCCAAGGTCGAACGGGTCTGCGTGCGCAAGGGCGCGCGCTCGGGCCGCGCGGCGCGGGCGATGATGACCCACGCCATCGAGATCATCCGGCGCAAGGGCTACACCCGCTTCATCGGCCAGGTGCAGGAGCATCTGATCCCCTACTGGAAGCGCTACGGCTTCATCCATCGCGCCGAGCGCGGCGTCTTCGTGTTCTCTGATCGCGCCTATGCGGAGATGGAGGCTCGGCCCGAGCCCCATCCGCGCGCGCTGACCATGGACACAGATCCGCTTGTGCTCGACCGGCCCGAAGGCGACTGGGACCGGCCCGGCCCGCTCGACCGGTCGGTGTTGCGCGGCGCCTCGCCGACCCAGTTCGATCGGGTGCGCGAGCAGGCGGCGAAAACCGAACGACCCACAG
- a CDS encoding type II toxin-antitoxin system VapC family toxin, translating to MDTSALVAVALEEPESVACTEVLTGAAHLAISAGTFAEAMILSGRRGFSRDMKTLIDGLALEIVPVDANFAEEVADAYAQWGKGVHPARLNFGDCFAYALAQRRNCPLLFVGRDFAQTDVRRALDAPAP from the coding sequence GTGGACACTTCCGCGCTGGTCGCCGTGGCTCTCGAAGAACCTGAAAGCGTGGCCTGCACCGAGGTGCTGACGGGCGCGGCGCATCTTGCGATCTCGGCCGGGACGTTCGCCGAAGCGATGATCCTGTCGGGACGGCGGGGTTTCAGTCGCGACATGAAGACGCTGATCGACGGTCTTGCGCTCGAGATCGTACCCGTCGACGCGAATTTCGCGGAAGAAGTCGCCGACGCCTACGCGCAATGGGGCAAGGGCGTGCATCCCGCCCGGCTTAATTTCGGCGACTGTTTCGCTTACGCCCTGGCGCAGCGGCGGAACTGCCCGCTTCTGTTCGTCGGGCGCGACTTTGCTCAGACCGATGTCAGACGCGCGCTCGACGCGCCGGCGCCCTAG